The following are encoded in a window of Roseimaritima ulvae genomic DNA:
- a CDS encoding glutathione peroxidase codes for MIRVLCAAGLLALLAFQTTAQADDSHDCDLDYRVQSIDGKEVDLEDFEGKVVVVVNVASKCGATPQYADLQAMYEKYKDKGLVVLGFPSNQFGKQEPGSNAEIKEFCSTNYQVTFPMFSKIDVKGDDANPFYKNLTSKDAKPAGAGPVGWNFEKFIINRDGQVAGRFKTRTKPTDPAFIAAVEKELAE; via the coding sequence ATGATTCGCGTTCTATGTGCTGCTGGTTTGCTGGCTTTGCTGGCCTTTCAAACGACCGCCCAAGCCGACGATTCGCATGACTGCGACCTCGATTACCGCGTCCAGTCGATCGACGGCAAAGAAGTTGATCTGGAAGATTTTGAAGGCAAAGTCGTCGTCGTCGTGAACGTGGCCAGCAAGTGTGGCGCCACACCTCAGTACGCCGACCTGCAAGCCATGTACGAAAAGTACAAAGACAAGGGGCTGGTCGTGTTGGGCTTTCCCAGCAACCAGTTCGGCAAGCAAGAGCCCGGTAGCAACGCCGAAATCAAAGAGTTCTGCTCGACCAACTACCAGGTCACCTTCCCGATGTTTTCCAAGATCGACGTCAAAGGGGACGATGCGAATCCGTTCTACAAAAACCTGACCAGCAAAGACGCCAAGCCCGCCGGGGCCGGACCCGTGGGTTGGAACTTCGAAAAGTTCATCATCAACCGCGATGGCCAGGTCGCCGGTCGCTTTAAGACTCGCACCAAACCCACCGACCCCGCGTTCATCGCCGCGGTCGAAAAAGAATTGGCCGAATAA
- a CDS encoding M16 family metallopeptidase, protein MVEFQQTTLDNGLRIAAEIVPDAYTAAFGYFVRSGARDETDPESGLSHFLEHMVFKGTANRTAAEVNRELDELGGQSNAYTSEEQTVYYGTVLPKYQQRKLELLTDLMRPTLLDADFQTERLVILEEIAKYEDQPPFGAFERSMERRYGTAGLGRRVLGTKESIEAMTPEAMRAYFEQRYQPGNMVLAAAGNVDFDALVKQATELTASWPSQPVSNDLLYPAPASPPTAAAEDDVDAAETSLAYVVRHYHGPNALDPDRIAMRLLSTIIGDDGGSRLFWELIDTGRAEAAATWTQEFLDSGLMFLYLSCAREDVTANLRLIDGVFERVQQEGVTEDELQQVINKTTAAAIMQSERPGSRLFSVGSNWLTRSEYVGLDEMIDRYKSVSTQTIARLLEKYDLQTITEVHAGE, encoded by the coding sequence ATGGTTGAGTTTCAGCAGACGACGCTTGACAACGGTCTCCGGATCGCCGCCGAAATCGTGCCGGACGCCTACACCGCCGCGTTTGGTTATTTCGTGCGCAGCGGCGCCCGCGATGAGACCGATCCGGAATCGGGGCTCAGTCACTTTCTGGAACACATGGTCTTTAAAGGCACGGCCAACCGCACGGCCGCCGAGGTAAACCGCGAACTGGATGAGCTGGGTGGCCAATCCAACGCTTACACCAGTGAAGAGCAAACCGTCTATTACGGCACGGTGCTGCCCAAGTACCAGCAGCGGAAATTGGAACTGCTGACCGACCTGATGCGGCCGACCTTGCTGGACGCGGATTTTCAAACAGAACGGCTGGTGATTCTGGAAGAGATCGCGAAATACGAAGACCAACCGCCGTTTGGTGCTTTCGAACGATCGATGGAACGCCGTTACGGGACGGCCGGCTTGGGCCGTCGAGTGCTGGGGACCAAAGAGTCGATCGAGGCCATGACGCCCGAAGCGATGCGTGCTTATTTTGAACAGCGATACCAACCGGGCAACATGGTGCTGGCAGCCGCCGGCAACGTGGACTTCGACGCGTTGGTCAAGCAGGCCACCGAGCTAACCGCGTCCTGGCCCAGCCAACCCGTCTCCAACGACCTGCTGTACCCGGCGCCCGCTTCGCCACCGACGGCTGCCGCCGAGGACGACGTGGATGCCGCTGAAACGTCGCTGGCCTACGTGGTAAGACACTACCATGGTCCCAACGCTCTGGATCCCGATCGCATCGCCATGCGGTTATTGTCCACCATCATCGGCGATGACGGCGGCAGTCGCTTGTTCTGGGAATTGATCGATACCGGCCGCGCCGAAGCCGCCGCGACATGGACGCAGGAATTCCTCGACAGCGGACTGATGTTTCTGTACCTGTCGTGTGCTCGCGAAGATGTGACGGCGAATTTGCGGTTGATCGATGGCGTCTTCGAGCGAGTGCAGCAGGAAGGCGTGACGGAAGACGAGTTGCAGCAGGTGATCAACAAAACTACCGCCGCGGCGATCATGCAGAGCGAGCGACCGGGCAGCCGTCTGTTTTCGGTTGGCAGTAACTGGCTGACCCGCAGCGAATACGTGGGACTCGACGAGATGATCGATCGCTACAAATCGGTCAGCACGCAAACGATCGCCCGGTTGTTAGAAAAATACGACCTGCAAACCATCACCGAAGTGCACGCGGGCGAATAG
- a CDS encoding ubiquitin-like protein UBact encodes MNKLTACKRSNDSTIPQRTAAAPSPNKALLQHALSNLANQLRRDAASDAETYVARSDTRQYGE; translated from the coding sequence TTGAATAAGCTCACCGCTTGTAAACGCTCCAACGATTCCACGATCCCCCAGCGCACCGCTGCTGCACCGTCGCCAAACAAGGCCCTGTTGCAACACGCGCTGTCAAACCTAGCCAATCAACTTCGGCGCGATGCGGCGTCGGACGCCGAGACCTACGTGGCTCGCAGCGACACCCGCCAGTACGGCGAGTAA
- a CDS encoding CHAD domain-containing protein translates to MPYQIKRSESVQHAVRRIAREQLTKAIAEIDDSLLDRHKVIHQVRKRCKKLRGLIRLVRPALGKTYGRENDALRDAAGLLSDLRDASVQIEVYDQLLAQYASPAQREACKEIRQQLARRRERIEGGEIDRCLAEFRQRISAARARSSKWKLTASGFNALSGGLGKTHTRARSSLQAVLEDTTTITLHEWRKRIKYHGYHVRLLKGICPELLKPYGQVLDRLGEALGDDHNIAVLQDTIADMATHRSHQHEIEAFGKVLRRRRKKLQRAAIPRGQRVFAEPTTAFVKRLHKYWKL, encoded by the coding sequence ATGCCCTATCAAATCAAACGTTCTGAATCGGTACAGCACGCCGTCCGCCGTATCGCCCGCGAACAGTTAACCAAGGCGATCGCGGAAATCGACGACAGTTTATTGGATCGTCATAAGGTGATCCATCAAGTCCGTAAACGCTGCAAAAAACTCCGCGGACTGATTCGCTTGGTCCGGCCCGCTTTGGGCAAAACCTATGGCCGGGAGAACGACGCCCTTCGCGACGCGGCCGGCTTGTTGTCCGATCTTCGCGACGCTTCCGTGCAGATCGAAGTCTATGACCAGTTGTTGGCACAGTACGCTTCCCCGGCGCAGCGGGAAGCCTGCAAAGAGATACGGCAGCAATTGGCTCGGCGACGCGAGCGGATCGAAGGCGGTGAGATCGACCGCTGTCTGGCGGAATTTCGCCAGCGGATCTCCGCCGCACGGGCTCGATCGTCGAAATGGAAACTGACTGCGTCCGGATTCAACGCACTCTCTGGCGGACTGGGGAAGACGCACACGCGAGCTCGATCGAGCCTGCAAGCGGTACTTGAGGACACCACCACCATCACCCTGCACGAGTGGCGCAAACGCATCAAGTACCACGGCTATCACGTCCGCTTGTTGAAAGGGATCTGCCCGGAACTGCTAAAACCCTATGGCCAAGTGCTGGACCGTTTGGGGGAGGCACTCGGCGACGATCACAACATCGCGGTGCTGCAAGACACGATTGCTGACATGGCAACCCATCGCTCCCATCAGCACGAAATCGAAGCCTTCGGCAAAGTCTTGCGTCGGCGTCGAAAGAAGCTCCAGCGAGCCGCCATTCCACGAGGCCAACGGGTGTTCGCCGAACCGACCACCGCCTTCGTCAAACGCCTCCACAAATACTGGAAGCTATAA
- a CDS encoding NAD(P)/FAD-dependent oxidoreductase, whose translation MAHAVIIGGGFAGINAAKRLGRSGKVSVTILDQRNHHLFQPLLYQVAMAGLDPSDIAVPIRALMRPYRRVRTLLGRAETLDLENREVRFDGGVVPYDYLIVACGASHSYFGNDQWESHAPGLKSVGQATEIRRRVLVAFEQAERASDPEEQARWMTFVIVGGGPTGVELAGAIAEMARYALSKDFRTINSADARVLLVQSGERILKQFDADQAEYATKSLRSLGVEVVLESRVTNIGAAGIEIGETRVPAGTVLWAAGVQANRIGLQLKSPLDRAGRVIVRPDLTIPDHDNVFVVGDLAHTPGPNGNPLPGLAPVAIQAGRYVADLIVDEVRAENPPDPAHRKPFEYNDKGQMATIGRKRAIMQYHKHKKNGFLAWVAWLLVHIYFLSGFRNRFFVFLKWCWAYLTFSKGARLIIQKEWRQHESELLSPVVGSLDETYRHDGDTPSPRFESLTRADHINKPQ comes from the coding sequence ATGGCGCACGCGGTCATTATTGGCGGTGGCTTTGCAGGAATAAACGCGGCTAAGCGGCTCGGTCGTTCCGGCAAGGTTTCCGTCACCATCCTCGATCAACGCAACCACCACCTGTTCCAGCCGCTGCTGTACCAAGTCGCCATGGCGGGGCTGGATCCCTCGGACATCGCGGTCCCGATTCGAGCTCTGATGCGACCGTATCGGCGAGTTCGCACGTTGTTGGGCCGCGCCGAAACGCTGGACTTGGAAAACCGTGAAGTGCGATTTGATGGCGGCGTGGTGCCCTACGATTATTTGATCGTCGCCTGCGGTGCCAGCCACAGCTACTTCGGCAACGATCAGTGGGAATCGCACGCGCCGGGACTAAAAAGCGTTGGGCAAGCCACCGAGATCCGGCGTCGTGTGTTGGTGGCTTTTGAGCAAGCTGAACGGGCCAGCGATCCTGAAGAACAAGCTCGCTGGATGACGTTTGTAATCGTCGGCGGTGGGCCCACGGGCGTCGAATTGGCCGGAGCGATCGCGGAAATGGCTCGCTACGCCTTGTCCAAGGACTTTCGCACCATCAATAGCGCCGACGCTCGCGTGCTGTTGGTGCAAAGCGGCGAACGGATTCTGAAACAATTCGACGCCGACCAAGCCGAATACGCCACCAAGTCGCTGCGTTCGCTGGGCGTCGAAGTGGTGTTGGAAAGCCGTGTCACAAACATCGGTGCGGCGGGCATTGAGATCGGTGAAACCCGGGTTCCCGCCGGGACGGTTTTGTGGGCCGCCGGGGTTCAAGCCAACCGGATTGGTTTGCAGCTCAAGTCGCCCCTGGATCGAGCCGGCCGGGTGATCGTCCGCCCTGACTTGACCATCCCCGATCATGACAATGTGTTTGTCGTCGGTGACTTAGCGCACACACCAGGTCCGAATGGCAATCCCTTGCCGGGCTTGGCACCCGTCGCCATCCAAGCCGGCCGGTACGTGGCCGATCTGATCGTCGACGAAGTCCGCGCTGAAAATCCGCCGGACCCAGCCCATCGCAAGCCTTTTGAATATAATGACAAGGGCCAAATGGCCACGATCGGTCGCAAGCGAGCGATCATGCAGTACCACAAGCACAAGAAAAACGGCTTTCTCGCTTGGGTCGCCTGGTTGCTGGTGCACATCTACTTTTTGAGTGGTTTCCGCAACCGCTTCTTTGTGTTCTTGAAATGGTGCTGGGCGTACCTGACCTTTTCAAAAGGAGCCCGCTTGATCATCCAAAAAGAATGGCGGCAGCACGAGAGTGAATTGCTTTCCCCGGTTGTCGGCAGTTTGGACGAAACCTATCGGCACGACGGCGACACTCCCAGCCCTCGTTTCGAATCGCTCACCCGAGCCGACCACATTAACAAGCCGCAGTAG
- a CDS encoding redoxin domain-containing protein, giving the protein MNSAASARGDEAAIELPPVLLQMSRNQAVWDEWQLSSQQITQLETLLRPLDAQWWPARIQPADKRLATTKRLTAQLRQALRSMCDDDQWNRVEQLKRQALGTRMVFLKEVATALELTAEQLQDFRAVAAATDQAVAELNRQQQSGEKVADAAEKLQAIQDQERQDIVGGLTVAQQAKLGPLLGQAFDFSQVKRTHPHAPDLLLTDSTWLQHPLSGKWDDLKGKVVAVHFYAFQCINCKRNLPHYAAWHQDLADQGLVVIGVQSPETSAERDAKKVAAAAKAEGIEYPVLMDTSSENWRAWGTTMWPTVYLIDKQGYIRTWWQGEMNWQGTPGEQRMRDTIKTLLAE; this is encoded by the coding sequence GTGAATTCGGCCGCTTCGGCCAGGGGCGATGAAGCCGCTATCGAACTACCTCCGGTGCTGCTGCAGATGAGCCGCAATCAAGCGGTCTGGGACGAATGGCAGCTGTCCAGCCAGCAGATCACCCAGCTCGAAACGCTGCTGCGACCGCTGGACGCCCAGTGGTGGCCGGCTCGCATCCAACCGGCTGACAAACGCCTAGCAACCACCAAGCGTCTGACCGCCCAGCTCCGCCAAGCCCTGCGATCGATGTGCGATGACGATCAATGGAATCGCGTCGAGCAACTCAAGCGTCAGGCACTTGGCACCCGGATGGTGTTTCTAAAAGAAGTCGCTACGGCGCTGGAGCTGACCGCTGAACAGCTTCAGGATTTCCGCGCGGTCGCCGCCGCAACCGATCAAGCAGTAGCGGAACTGAACCGTCAACAACAATCGGGCGAGAAGGTCGCCGACGCCGCGGAAAAACTGCAAGCGATCCAAGACCAGGAACGTCAGGACATCGTCGGCGGGCTGACCGTAGCCCAGCAAGCGAAACTCGGACCGCTGCTCGGACAAGCGTTTGATTTTTCTCAAGTCAAACGCACTCATCCGCATGCTCCCGACCTGCTGCTGACCGACAGCACATGGCTGCAACATCCGCTGAGCGGCAAGTGGGACGATCTGAAAGGCAAAGTCGTCGCGGTGCACTTTTACGCTTTCCAGTGCATCAACTGCAAACGCAATCTACCGCACTACGCGGCTTGGCACCAAGATTTGGCCGACCAGGGGCTGGTCGTGATCGGCGTGCAGTCGCCCGAGACGAGCGCCGAACGAGACGCCAAGAAAGTTGCCGCGGCGGCCAAAGCCGAAGGCATTGAATACCCGGTGCTGATGGACACGTCGTCGGAAAACTGGCGAGCCTGGGGAACGACGATGTGGCCGACCGTGTACTTGATCGACAAGCAGGGTTACATTCGCACCTGGTGGCAGGGCGAAATGAATTGGCAGGGCACGCCAGGGGAACAACGCATGCGGGATACGATCAAGACGTTGCTGGCGGAGTAG
- a CDS encoding proteasome accessory factor PafA2 family protein: MGTSTLRPPARRPLLNRLIGLETEYATLVRPHADASALPSRKTVYDAICDAIARRQPTAPGRFDATQRFLASGGAITAETHVNDYDLPGGLIEGATPEVRSPQTLLVCQRAQDRMLQDAADDCGLDAEVRILKNSCDRFERTYGCQENYEATVAEGWTLAMYRAAMLAMLPLQIMCWGSCHAVIYLAVLLLGVWRVGWSLVRLRLYDVEWLMRPPPRWALDGVVGLVRVLRIPLVVWLSLLTRCLAFRKQRKVLAAFLASRLVITGSGHLDGRGKYWLSAKAMAIDCHTAMGSYRGERPMFVFRHWLEQICGPTLFSPCAVGQLLRKRQRLQIGLSDSNIADLAEYLKVGTTSLVLDMIESGQLQGVPVLHRPVASLHRIASDWNLVSRVPTSLGPLSALEIQYSFLHACRRFVAARQEDAPAEVAVVLQRWEESLDAAQAFRDRADDMQPAIGKIDWLTKRWMLDQMSPQAPWAVRKKVDLRYHELSDEGYFERVVEAMPATILTSEASVERAGRMPPGDSRAGRRGHLIREFFDGDQPLRVSWSHVVIGQGRTRRVVALDEKNG, from the coding sequence GTGGGCACCTCCACGCTTCGCCCACCCGCGCGGCGGCCGCTGCTCAATCGGCTGATCGGGCTGGAAACGGAATACGCCACCTTGGTTCGGCCCCACGCCGACGCTTCCGCCCTGCCCTCGCGGAAAACGGTCTACGACGCCATTTGCGATGCGATCGCTCGCCGCCAACCCACCGCGCCCGGCCGCTTCGACGCAACACAGCGGTTCCTGGCCAGCGGCGGCGCCATCACGGCGGAAACCCACGTGAACGATTATGACTTGCCGGGCGGTTTGATCGAAGGCGCGACACCGGAAGTCCGCAGTCCTCAAACGCTGTTGGTTTGCCAACGAGCGCAGGACCGGATGCTGCAAGACGCGGCCGACGATTGTGGCTTGGACGCCGAAGTGCGGATACTCAAAAACAGCTGCGATCGTTTCGAACGCACGTATGGCTGCCAGGAAAACTATGAAGCCACGGTGGCCGAGGGGTGGACCCTGGCGATGTATCGTGCTGCAATGCTGGCCATGCTGCCTCTGCAAATCATGTGTTGGGGCAGCTGCCACGCGGTGATCTACTTAGCCGTGCTGTTGCTGGGCGTGTGGCGAGTTGGCTGGTCGCTGGTGCGGTTGCGATTGTACGACGTGGAATGGCTGATGCGGCCACCGCCCCGCTGGGCCTTGGATGGCGTGGTCGGCTTGGTGCGTGTGTTGCGAATCCCGCTGGTCGTGTGGCTGTCGTTATTAACTCGCTGCTTGGCGTTTCGAAAGCAACGCAAGGTTCTGGCCGCCTTCCTGGCATCGCGGCTGGTGATCACCGGCAGCGGGCACCTGGACGGTCGCGGGAAGTATTGGTTGTCCGCTAAAGCGATGGCGATCGATTGCCACACCGCGATGGGCAGCTACCGTGGTGAGCGGCCGATGTTTGTGTTCCGCCATTGGCTGGAGCAGATCTGTGGGCCGACGCTGTTTTCGCCTTGCGCCGTTGGCCAACTGCTGCGGAAACGTCAGCGTCTGCAAATCGGATTGTCCGATTCCAACATCGCCGACCTGGCCGAATACCTGAAAGTCGGCACGACCAGCTTGGTGCTGGACATGATCGAATCCGGTCAGCTGCAGGGCGTGCCGGTGCTGCATCGGCCGGTCGCTTCGCTGCACCGTATCGCCAGCGATTGGAATCTGGTTTCCCGTGTCCCCACTTCGCTCGGTCCGCTGTCGGCGCTGGAGATCCAGTACAGCTTTTTGCATGCCTGTCGTCGCTTTGTGGCCGCTCGCCAGGAGGATGCACCGGCGGAAGTCGCGGTCGTGTTGCAGCGCTGGGAAGAATCGCTCGACGCCGCGCAAGCCTTCCGCGATCGAGCCGACGATATGCAGCCGGCGATCGGTAAGATCGATTGGTTGACCAAACGCTGGATGTTGGATCAGATGAGTCCCCAAGCGCCCTGGGCGGTACGTAAAAAAGTCGACTTACGCTACCACGAATTGTCCGACGAGGGCTACTTTGAACGAGTGGTCGAAGCGATGCCGGCAACCATCCTGACCAGTGAAGCTTCGGTGGAACGCGCTGGACGGATGCCACCCGGTGACTCACGAGCCGGTCGTCGCGGGCATCTGATCCGCGAATTTTTTGACGGCGACCAACCGCTCCGCGTCTCCTGGTCACACGTCGTCATCGGGCAAGGCCGTACCCGGCGAGTGGTCGCGCTGGATGAGAAAAACGGGTAG
- a CDS encoding MFS transporter, producing the protein MDLQISRGKLMLASFLTLVASGVGFATRTAAGTDWETEFGIGGGEFGAILGAGFLGFGIMIFFGGILVEAFGYKKLLVLAFLMHLVSAAMLFAANPLFESWQESDPENATSRVFGLLFWSAFLFSICQGLYEAVINPLIAQIYPENKTHYLNILHAGWPAGMIIGGLFAAGFIGPNAWFVQIPWQWGLSSFAIIVVAYGILALPERFPETVGESSTAGFATVFSCFLSIPFLVLIVLHALIGYMELGVDSWMTKLMENVLPNAVLILVYTSALMFVLRFFAGPIVHRINPIGLLLGSSIIACLGLLWLGMPTENVMMVFAAATFYSFGKAFLWPTMLGVAGERYPQSGAIAMGALGAAGMLTVGQIAGPRIGAQQGYHMSQDLQEAAPETFDRYKSDELASSWGYEYTPIAPAKLGAVNQIKEVDGEGFSNLESIREADLLSAEDKETMLAHAEQDIPAVQAAYVSGGRQALTLTAMVPFAMAIGFAGLLVYFFTQGGYKPVEVHKETEEEEEVALGMGDPAPAEY; encoded by the coding sequence ATGGATCTGCAGATTTCGCGTGGCAAGCTGATGCTCGCTAGTTTTCTAACCCTAGTGGCATCCGGTGTTGGTTTTGCCACGCGGACGGCCGCTGGTACGGACTGGGAAACCGAATTCGGTATCGGCGGAGGCGAATTTGGGGCAATTCTCGGTGCCGGCTTCCTGGGGTTCGGCATCATGATTTTCTTCGGCGGTATTCTGGTCGAAGCCTTCGGATACAAAAAATTGCTGGTGTTGGCTTTCCTGATGCATCTGGTCAGTGCGGCCATGTTGTTTGCCGCCAACCCGCTATTCGAGTCCTGGCAGGAATCCGATCCCGAAAACGCGACCTCGCGTGTCTTTGGTTTGTTGTTCTGGAGTGCGTTTCTATTTTCGATCTGTCAGGGCTTGTATGAAGCGGTGATCAATCCTTTGATCGCGCAGATCTATCCCGAGAACAAAACGCATTACCTGAACATCCTGCACGCCGGTTGGCCGGCCGGGATGATCATCGGTGGACTTTTCGCTGCCGGCTTTATCGGCCCCAACGCGTGGTTTGTTCAGATTCCCTGGCAATGGGGACTGTCCAGTTTCGCCATCATCGTTGTGGCCTATGGGATCTTGGCACTGCCGGAACGCTTTCCCGAAACGGTGGGCGAGAGTTCCACGGCTGGTTTTGCAACAGTGTTTTCATGCTTCTTGTCGATTCCCTTCCTGGTGCTGATCGTGTTGCATGCTTTGATCGGCTACATGGAATTGGGCGTCGACTCGTGGATGACCAAGTTGATGGAAAACGTATTGCCCAACGCGGTGCTGATTTTGGTTTACACCTCGGCCTTGATGTTCGTGCTGCGGTTCTTTGCCGGTCCGATCGTGCATCGCATTAACCCAATCGGCTTGTTGTTAGGCAGCTCGATCATCGCCTGCTTGGGGCTGCTATGGCTGGGCATGCCGACCGAAAACGTGATGATGGTGTTTGCCGCCGCAACCTTCTACAGCTTTGGCAAAGCCTTCCTGTGGCCGACCATGTTGGGCGTGGCCGGCGAACGGTATCCGCAAAGCGGAGCGATCGCGATGGGGGCGCTGGGAGCCGCCGGGATGTTGACCGTCGGCCAGATCGCCGGTCCCCGGATCGGTGCCCAGCAGGGGTACCACATGTCGCAAGACCTGCAGGAAGCCGCTCCGGAAACCTTTGATCGCTACAAGAGCGACGAACTGGCGTCCAGCTGGGGCTACGAGTACACGCCGATCGCTCCGGCCAAACTGGGGGCGGTCAACCAGATCAAAGAAGTCGACGGCGAAGGTTTCAGCAACCTGGAATCGATCCGTGAAGCGGATCTGTTGAGTGCTGAGGACAAGGAAACCATGCTCGCCCACGCCGAGCAAGACATTCCGGCGGTCCAGGCGGCTTATGTTTCCGGCGGGCGGCAAGCACTGACGTTGACCGCCATGGTGCCCTTCGCCATGGCCATCGGATTTGCCGGTCTGTTGGTGTACTTCTTCACGCAAGGCGGCTACAAGCCAGTGGAGGTCCACAAAGAAACTGAAGAAGAGGAAGAGGTCGCATTGGGGATGGGAGATCCGGCACCGGCCGAGTATTGA
- the aspS gene encoding aspartate--tRNA ligase produces MLRTHTCGQLRSEHIGQDVTLCGWVESKRDHGGSVFIDLRDRYGLTQVVVGPPEADSALIDSAGRVGTESVILIRGKVSPRLEGKVNEKLDTGEIEVRCEHYEVLNPCPTPPFTPSQQELPGEDLRLKYRFLDLRRPAMLRSLELRSRIIKIMRDYFAEHNFIDVETPILGRSTPEGARDYLVPSRVHPNSFYALPQSPQLYKQILMVAGFDRYVQVAKCFRDEDLRADRQPEFTQLDMEMSFVDQDDVMNMIEGLVQRTAKELKGTDVTLPLPRMTWDESMRRFGTDAPDLRFGMEIVDITPIAATCEFRVFRGAADGGGFVRGIRLEGQATEFSRKRIDELTEYVKQDFGAKGLAWFRVEDDGKLWSPTSKNFTAEQLQQIGEALEAKPGDLLMFLADTWEVTCKGLAGLRKRLGAELKLYEPDAMSYSWVTNFPMFEHDPEEQRWVAMHHPFTAPLTEDLDKLKEDPAACRAQAYDLVINGSEAGGGTIRIHNGETQQQVFELLGIDEQTARDRFGFLLDALKYGAPPHGGIALGVDRWVMLFAGLDNIREVIAFPKTQKASDLMTEAPGEVDAKQLKELHLRTVKV; encoded by the coding sequence GTGTTACGTACTCATACCTGCGGTCAGCTTCGCAGCGAACATATCGGTCAAGATGTCACCCTGTGCGGTTGGGTGGAAAGTAAACGCGATCACGGGGGCTCCGTTTTTATCGACCTCCGCGACCGCTACGGGCTGACCCAGGTCGTCGTCGGACCGCCCGAAGCCGATAGCGCGTTGATCGATTCGGCCGGCCGAGTGGGCACCGAATCGGTGATCCTGATCCGCGGCAAAGTCTCGCCGCGGCTGGAAGGCAAGGTCAACGAAAAACTGGACACCGGCGAAATCGAAGTCCGCTGCGAACACTACGAAGTCCTTAATCCCTGCCCCACGCCTCCGTTTACGCCCTCGCAGCAAGAACTGCCCGGCGAAGACCTGCGGCTGAAGTACCGCTTCCTGGACCTCCGCCGCCCCGCCATGCTCCGCAGCCTGGAACTGCGCAGCCGGATCATCAAGATCATGCGGGACTACTTCGCCGAACACAACTTTATCGACGTCGAAACCCCAATCCTCGGCCGCAGCACCCCCGAGGGAGCTCGCGATTATCTGGTTCCCAGCCGTGTCCACCCGAACAGTTTCTACGCCCTGCCGCAGTCGCCGCAGCTGTACAAACAGATTTTGATGGTCGCCGGCTTCGATCGCTACGTCCAAGTCGCCAAGTGCTTCCGCGACGAAGACCTGCGAGCCGACCGGCAGCCCGAGTTCACTCAGCTGGACATGGAAATGTCCTTCGTCGATCAAGACGACGTGATGAACATGATTGAAGGCCTGGTGCAGCGGACGGCCAAAGAGCTGAAGGGCACCGACGTTACGCTGCCGTTGCCGCGGATGACCTGGGACGAGTCGATGCGACGCTTCGGCACCGATGCCCCGGACCTGCGGTTCGGCATGGAGATCGTCGACATCACGCCGATCGCAGCGACCTGCGAATTCCGCGTGTTCCGTGGCGCGGCCGACGGCGGCGGCTTTGTCCGTGGCATCCGCCTGGAAGGCCAAGCCACCGAGTTCTCCCGCAAACGCATCGACGAATTGACCGAATACGTCAAACAGGACTTCGGCGCCAAAGGCCTGGCCTGGTTCCGCGTCGAAGACGACGGCAAGCTGTGGTCGCCGACCAGCAAAAACTTCACCGCCGAACAATTGCAGCAGATCGGCGAAGCGTTGGAAGCCAAGCCGGGCGATCTGCTGATGTTCTTGGCCGACACCTGGGAGGTTACCTGTAAGGGTCTGGCCGGCCTGCGCAAACGACTGGGCGCGGAACTAAAACTGTACGAACCCGATGCGATGAGCTACTCTTGGGTGACGAACTTTCCGATGTTCGAACACGACCCGGAAGAACAGCGTTGGGTGGCGATGCACCATCCGTTTACGGCTCCATTAACCGAAGACCTAGACAAGCTGAAAGAGGACCCGGCCGCCTGCCGAGCCCAAGCCTACGACTTGGTGATCAACGGTAGCGAAGCCGGTGGCGGTACGATTCGAATCCACAACGGCGAAACCCAGCAACAGGTGTTCGAGCTGTTGGGGATTGACGAACAGACGGCCCGCGACCGCTTCGGCTTCCTGCTGGACGCGCTCAAATACGGCGCCCCACCCCACGGCGGGATCGCCCTGGGCGTCGACCGCTGGGTGATGTTATTCGCCGGACTGGATAACATTAGAGAAGTCATCGCGTTCCCGAAAACGCAAAAAGCCAGCGACCTGATGACCGAAGCGCCGGGAGAAGTCGACGCGAAACAATTAAAAGAGCTACATTTAAGAACGGTGAAAGTCTAA